The bacterium DNA window GCGCCGATGAGGTTGCGCGAGACTTGGCGGCCCGCGGCGGCTCGGCCGTGGCGGTCGCGGCCGACGTCTCCGTGCCCGCGCAGGTCGACCGCTTGATGGAGACGGTCCTCGGGCGCTTCGGCGCCCTCGACGTGCTCGTCAACAACGCGAGCCTGACGGACACGATGCGTCACTTCCTGGACGCGGACGACGCATGGTGGGAGCGGGTCATCGCCGTCAATCTGACGGGCGCGTTTCTCTGCGGCTCCCGCGCCGCGAAGATCATGGCGCGCCGCCGTTCGGGCGTGATCATCAACATGTCGAGCGGCGGGGCCTCCAGGGCCCACCGCGGCAACGCCGCGTACGATGCGGCGAAGGGCGGCATCGAAGCGCTGACGCGCGCGATGGCGCTCGATCTCGCCCCCTACGGCGTGCGGGTCAACGCGCTCGTCCCGGGATCGATCGACAGTTCGAACATGAGCGAAGACATCAAGCGTGCGCGGGGCGAGAACATTCCGATGGGCCGCGTGGGCGAGGTGGACGAGCTCGCCGGTCCCGCGGTCTTTCTGGCGTCCGACGACGCGCGCTACATTACCGGCCACCTGCTGGTCGTCGACGGGGGATTATTGATCCAGCAGCGATCGGCGACGGTGGATATCTTCCCGCTCAGCCGGTTCCCGGAGATCGCGCCGGAGTAGGCGGGTCGAGTTACGGGGCCGTCGCGCGCAGCCGCGTCCAGATCCGGTCGACCTGCGCGTAGACCTCGTCGACGTCGAGATCCAGCGGACGCCGGTCCCGGATGAGGCACCGGCCGTCCACCCAGACGTGGCGCACGTCGAGCCCCTTGGCCGAGTAGACCAGTGTCGCCGCGACGTCGTGCCACGGCCGGAGGTGTGGGCTGCGCATGTCGAGCGCGATGACGTCCGCGCGCTTGCCCGCTTCCAGGCTGCCCGCGTGCGCCTCGATGCCGAGCGCGCGGGCCGCGTCGATCGTCGCCATCCGCAAGAGCGCCGTGGACGGCAGCACCGACGGGTCGCCCGAGGCCACTTTGTTGAGCACGCCCGCGCACTT harbors:
- a CDS encoding SDR family NAD(P)-dependent oxidoreductase, whose translation is MTGKVAVVTGAARGIGRAIAARFGAEGAHVVVNDVSAAGADEVARDLAARGGSAVAVAADVSVPAQVDRLMETVLGRFGALDVLVNNASLTDTMRHFLDADDAWWERVIAVNLTGAFLCGSRAAKIMARRRSGVIINMSSGGASRAHRGNAAYDAAKGGIEALTRAMALDLAPYGVRVNALVPGSIDSSNMSEDIKRARGENIPMGRVGEVDELAGPAVFLASDDARYITGHLLVVDGGLLIQQRSATVDIFPLSRFPEIAPE